Proteins from a single region of Hermetia illucens chromosome 3, iHerIll2.2.curated.20191125, whole genome shotgun sequence:
- the LOC119652028 gene encoding uncharacterized protein LOC119652028 produces the protein MELVEKLVAHKNLEESDCLVSFYIKALHPSIPTKEVIWKLEDWLTEQCVEMNEREKAKVYTKLAALYMNLNYFVCRDQFYKTTSGTAMGNPLSPLISEIFMKSIEEEIEKRGIMPKFWARYVDDILVIIPNEDIEKTLEAINNIHHNITFTMEKEDDQRIAFLGLAIIRTNNKLEFDICRKETHTQRTIPRISKHTYGQKVAANYSMIHGLLVTPLIEERFKKEITYIKDTAVKNGYSRGK, from the coding sequence ATGGAGCTAGTGGAGAAACTTGTTGCACACAAAAACCTGGAGGAAAGCGATTGTCTGGTATCATTCTATATAAAAGCCTTACATCCGAGCATACCAACCAAAGAAGTCATTTGGAAACTCGAGGATTGGCTAACGGAACAATGCGTAGAAATGAACGAGAGGGAAAAGGCGAAAGTCTACACAAAACTAGCAGCTCTCTACATGAATTTGAACTACTTTGTCTGCAGAGACCAATTCTACAAAACCACCTCAGGAACTGCAATGGGGAACCCGTTATCTCCCTTGATAAGCGAAATCTTCATGAAAAGcatagaagaagaaattgaaaaacggGGCATCATgccaaaattttgggcacgttaCGTAGACGACATATTGGTTATAATTCCAAATGAAGACATCGAGAAAACACTGGAAGCAATAAATAACATACATCACAACATAACtttcacaatggaaaaggaagatgaCCAACGGATAGCGTTTTTGGGCCTAGCAATAATAAGAACCAACAATAAACTCGAGTTTGACATATGCAGAAAGGAAACTCACACACAGCGAACCATACCAAGGATATCGAAACACACATATGGGCAGAAAGTGGCGGCTAACTACAGTATGATACATGGGCTGCTAGTGACACCATTGATAGAAGAGCgattcaaaaaagaaataacttACATAAAAGACACAGCGGTGAAAAATGGATACAGTAGGGGGAAATAG